GCCGGAGGATCAACAGGGCCTTGCAGTGGCTCTTGCCGCCGCCTCGGCCGCCCCCCAAGAACAGGTCAATGTTCTCCGGGACGCTCAGCACCTTGGACTGGTACGGCGTCGGCTCCAGGACTTCGCTCAACGGACCGGCCCCACGTCGAGCCCCTGCACGTAGGCCTCAATGGTCGGCTGGGCGGCCGGCAGGTTGATCGTGACATTCACCTTGGGGTCGCCGGTCCCTTGCGGGTTGCCCTGGTCACGGTAGCCGTGGCGGCCCTTGAGTGCGAAGATCAGCGCGGTTGTGTCTCCGCCGCGGGCCTTGTCCATGAGGATGGAAACCAGTTCCTCCTCCTCGACCTTGCGAGTCTCCGCCAAGGCGGAGGCGATACGGTCATCCTCGGCCCTCACACGCATCCAGGTGCGGTAGTTTACGCCAAGGGCGCGGGCGATCTGGGTTTCGGACACGCCTCGACGGCAGGCCGCCAGAATCTGGTCAACGTGGGCCTCTGGCAGAAGGTACTTCCGCCGGTCCGTCCGAGCGTCCGCCGGGGGGCCGTCACGGTTCTCGCCGCGGTGTTTGGGGGGATGGTCGGGGGACAAGTCCTTGCGCTCCTTGGCTTTCCGGCGCGCCGACCCATCAATTCAATATCTGAGGGCCTTTGCGCGCGGCTGCGTGCACGCGTTTTGTGCCGCGGGTTCTGCGCCTTTGAGGGCCGTCGTTCGTGGTGAGAGCGATCGCGACGGGTAGACAGGGGACGCGGTAGACAGGCCCGAAGGAGGCTCTTGCAACCTCACGCCCAGTCCCACCCGCACCCGGACAACGGACATTCGAGATCTTCTCTCTCGATAGCAAAGAGGACCTGTCTCCCTTGTCTACCGATCAGGAAAGCCATGACGTGCAAGGACGCGGAGGTAGACGGGCCCACCTGTCTACCTCCGGTCTACCCTCAGCCTAGGTCAGCTCCTTCACGCAGTTCGCCATGTAGGCGTCGGCGCGAGACGCTGCGCCGAGGCCCGTCCAGTGATCGTGGTTGGAGATCGACCACAGGGTGGACGACGGCCGGCCAGAGGCGTCCTGCTTCGTATAGCGAGGGTGCCGCAAGGCTTGGACTTCTTCCTTCAGCCACGTCGTCACCAAGCCCCGCAAGTTTTTTGCCTGTCGCGCGACACGGTCAGGGATCGCCGCTTCGACGTCCTCCAGCCTGACGAGGTCGAAGTCGAACGGCGGCAGGCGCTCGCGCAGCATCTCGTCCAGGTACTGTTCGACTTCGCTGAGGTTCAGCCGACGCATCTCGTCTTTGCCGGTCGTCTTCGGGGCGACGCCCTTCGGGTTCAGCGAGATGACCCTTTGCCCGAGCCAGTGAGCGACCGCAGCAGGCCCATTCCCATCGAGGAATTGGAACAGGCGTTCGTAATAGTCCTCGCTCGCGGGCTGCGCCTCCGAGAAGACTACCAGCCAACGTCGGTCCCCGGGCTCGATCGGCAGGGCGTCGGCATTGTTCGTAAAGCAGAGCAGGTTGAGGCGGTTCGGCAGGTTGTAGGCCTTACCGTACATCGGTCGGATGCACAGGTACTCGTCCGTGATTACGGGCTTGAGCCGGTTCGACAGCTCCTGACGGCCGAGCGCCGTAAGCTCTTCAATGACGGCTAACTGCGCGCCTTCCTGCCATTCCGTGTACTTCTCTTGGACCACCGCATTGCTGGGCCGGGAGATGTTGGGCTCGCCGATCAGCCTAGACACTAAGGTGCCGATCCAGCTTTTCCCGGTCCCTTGCCGCCCCCTGATCAGCAGGGCGAAGTGAATTTTATCGGCAGGCCGCTGGACCAAGATGGCGAGGTAGTCGAGGACGTAGCTCCGTTCGACTTCGTTCGGGAACATGTACGCCATGTGTTCGAGGAAGACGCCGACATCGCCGGGCTTGGGCTTGACGCTGGCATCGCGCCACAGGTTGTAGAGCGGAGCACCACCAAGGCCGGTCACGAACTCACCGGCCCCCGGCTCGTAGGTCAGGGACTCCAGCTTCCGGATCGGCAGTTTGTCCTTCCAGACGGCGTTCAGGAGCTCTCCCTCCGGCCAGAGGTGAGCGTTGAACGACTTAAACTGCTGCGCGCTGAATTTGCGCTTGTCCGAACGGCGGATGAAGGACTCAGCGTCCACGATCCACACATACTCGTCGCGGAACTTCTTGAGCGGCGAGACGGGCCCCGGCTTATCAGTCTCCGACAGGTCGTCTGGGAAATCTTCCTCAGCCGTCGTCCTGGGCAGCAGATCGGACCGGCCCGCCGTCACCAGCGCCTTGAAGAGCGTCTTCTCCGTGATCCGCTTGCCCGCCGTGTCCGCGTGCAGGCTGTCCCACCGGCTTCCGATGATCCACGCGTCCTGGGCGTACTCGGGGTCGCTGGTCGACCACTCGATCCACTCGTCCCGGCCCTCGCCGGCGGTGGCGTGGTGGCTCGCCATCATGAGTTGGAGCCAGTCGCTGTGCTCCCGGAACTGGGTAGCATCCAGGCCGCCCAGCATGGTCGCCAGTTCCTCCGGAGTCCTGGCCCCGGCGTCCGCAGCCACGATCCGCTCGGGGCGCCTGGCGAGCTCGATGAGGCTTGCCGGGGCCATAGGGGCGGAGGCGAGCGGCACGGCGAGGGGGTCGTCGTCCCACACGTAGGGCTTCTCGGCGGAGGGGTGGACCGAGCCGGCCGCGACGACCTGCCTGCCCAGCGCCTTGAACTCGATGCCCTGGTAGGCCTCCAGGGTGTCCCGCAGGACCGCGTCCTCGGGCTTCCGCATGTAGATGTGCAGGCCGCCGCCGCCAGTC
The nucleotide sequence above comes from Caulobacter sp. NIBR1757. Encoded proteins:
- a CDS encoding bifunctional DNA primase/polymerase, with protein sequence MSDFNQEDGRAGGIGNTGAPEGNRHSDSGEHAPIYASSSGPRGPAFRPDMLEAYQAGGYELIPLHSPDAVDRRGRAIGKAPVGRGWRSAPRLSVEEARAHMASGGNVGVRLRETDLVVDVDPRNFAPGDDPVARLARDLGIDLTGYPTVVTGGGGLHIYMRKPEDAVLRDTLEAYQGIEFKALGRQVVAAGSVHPSAEKPYVWDDDPLAVPLASAPMAPASLIELARRPERIVAADAGARTPEELATMLGGLDATQFREHSDWLQLMMASHHATAGEGRDEWIEWSTSDPEYAQDAWIIGSRWDSLHADTAGKRITEKTLFKALVTAGRSDLLPRTTAEEDFPDDLSETDKPGPVSPLKKFRDEYVWIVDAESFIRRSDKRKFSAQQFKSFNAHLWPEGELLNAVWKDKLPIRKLESLTYEPGAGEFVTGLGGAPLYNLWRDASVKPKPGDVGVFLEHMAYMFPNEVERSYVLDYLAILVQRPADKIHFALLIRGRQGTGKSWIGTLVSRLIGEPNISRPSNAVVQEKYTEWQEGAQLAVIEELTALGRQELSNRLKPVITDEYLCIRPMYGKAYNLPNRLNLLCFTNNADALPIEPGDRRWLVVFSEAQPASEDYYERLFQFLDGNGPAAVAHWLGQRVISLNPKGVAPKTTGKDEMRRLNLSEVEQYLDEMLRERLPPFDFDLVRLEDVEAAIPDRVARQAKNLRGLVTTWLKEEVQALRHPRYTKQDASGRPSSTLWSISNHDHWTGLGAASRADAYMANCVKELT